In Fragaria vesca subsp. vesca linkage group LG5, FraVesHawaii_1.0, whole genome shotgun sequence, the genomic stretch AACTCATGATCAAGTGATCTACTAAATCTGAAAGGGGCAAGTCTTCAACTTCTAATGGTGGATGGTTGTGCTTCTCAATCCGAATGGACTTGTGCAACACACAAGCATTGATGATTCTTACTTGTGTTTTAACGTCAAAAAAGGAAGTTGTTCTTGATATGCTCCACATTATCTTCTTCAACACAAATGCACGTTCAATCACATTCCTAGCTTTCCAATGTCGAAGATTGAGACGTTCTTTCTAATTTTGGGGATGGTTTCCGGACCACTCCTTGAGATGGTATATGGTTCCTTGTGTTAGAAAGCCATGTCCATTTATGAATATATAGAGCCAGCAGTAGACAGAAAAGTCTGCCTATCAAATCTGACAACACAAGCACTGATTTCCCATAATACCATAGACGATCTATTTTGTACTAGTCATTACAATTACTCACAGCAAGCACTAAACACAGTAGTTGAGAATAATGTCAAGCTTTCACTAACTTGTACAGTTTATTCTTGAAGTAAAAATGCTTAAAATGAAGGAGATAAAATGCATTCTCTGAATTGGTTTTAAGAACTACTTTTTTGAGCTCTGACCAACTTAACTAGGTGATTTCATTGCCGGAGTTTCCAATATGCTCAAAACAAATAAATTGACAACTGAGTTTACAGGAGCCTTACAAAGTTTAAGTACCTAACCCGAAAGCCACTCAGCAAGACATCACTACAGTTAAGTCACCATACCTGAATCTTGATTATTCTTGTTCTACAACATCAGTAGCATTTCTGGTACTAGAAGCCACCGGCATATTGCGGTCTGAGACAATTTCTGGTTCTATACCATGGGATAAGGAACCGTCTGTTTTCTCATTATCAGAAGCATCTGTTTTCTCATTATCAGAAGCGTCTGTTTTCTCATTATCAGAACTTGAGTCTACCTTGATAGGATCCAATGAGAGAGCAGCACTGGTCACGACAGGATGTGAGGCTACCAAGGGCATCTTCTTATCATCCTCTTTCATCCTCTCAGCATACTTATTTATATCAAAACCTCCAGTATCATTTCCTCCAAATGCAGCCTCCAGTTTTTCAATATCAAATAGATCCTCCATTACCTTCTTGGTGTTGAGGTCATCCGTATACACAAACTTGACTTTGTTGTAAGTCTTTGTCTCTAAAAAAGGCTTTACTAACTGCAATAAATACATGACATCAGCTCTGCAGCGTAAGTACACTATTATAGATTACAAATTGCTGGCATTTAAGTGTCATATGAGGCTTATTCGCAACAAAGAATTCCCAAAGAAAAATAAAACATAGCAAAATATGCTTTGGCAGTCCTCCCAATATGACATCTTACTAAAATAGCAAACAGATGGCCAGCACTTTAGAATGCCAAAGAAAAGGAAAAGCCCAAGATAAATGAAAACGAAAAGCCAGTTGTTCACAATTGTAAAACTCTAACTACTTTGAATCCTATTTATTCATAAGGATAAACATTGGCATCGCCCAGCTTCCAAAACAACAGCATATTTCCAACACTTTCTATGACTAAAGTATCTACTTGCAAAAACATGCTGTTACACTGAATGATCCTATTCAGAAGTAATGAAGTACAGTTCTAGTGAAAAGATTATTAATCAACAGAAACGGCATCAGAACTAAGCTCACCGTAAAGAATGGTTCAAAAAATTTGGGTGGGTTGTAGAGTATTGCAAGACCTAGGCGTTCTGGATAATGGTCTTGCAAAACATGGGCAGTTTCGCGTGTCAACTTCACCGATATATGTGACAAATTGAAACCTTGAAAATCAATCAGCCAAACCATCTGTTCCTGGTCTGGTGGAAGATTTAAAATAGCATTCTCCATGCAATATACCAAATATCGTATCTGGCCTTTTGTTGACTTTGAGTTCTGCAATTGATATAAATAAAAATGAAGTTACTAAGGAAAAGAACTTTTTGACACTCCTTTCCAAAAGAATGAAAATTAGCTTTCTGCTGAAACTAGATCTCCACAGCATTGCAGATATTTATATTCAGTAGATCCTAATTTCAGGAACTCAACAGGATGCGGAAATCACTCATAATTGGTTGATAGTTGATAGTATCTGAACTTGATAATAATAAAAAATTATAATAAAATTAAAAAAAATTTAAAACATATATCCAATAAAAAATGTGACAATTTAGTTAGGTGAGATATATGAGTAAGTGAGATCAGTTTTTACAGC encodes the following:
- the LOC101312155 gene encoding random slug protein 5-like; this translates as MSAGIKKSSSNGSESILTSEEQQAKINEVRKLLKAVPEKLSTYCSDASIARHLRARNWNVKKATKMLKDTLKWRSEYKPEEICWEEVAHEAETGKIYRSNYMDKHGRPVLVMRPSCQNSKSTKGQIRYLVYCMENAILNLPPDQEQMVWLIDFQGFNLSHISVKLTRETAHVLQDHYPERLGLAILYNPPKFFEPFFTLVKPFLETKTYNKVKFVYTDDLNTKKVMEDLFDIEKLEAAFGGNDTGGFDINKYAERMKEDDKKMPLVASHPVVTSAALSLDPIKVDSSSDNEKTDASDNEKTDASDNEKTDGSLSHGIEPEIVSDRNMPVASSTRNATDVVEQE